Within Columba livia isolate bColLiv1 breed racing homer chromosome 22, bColLiv1.pat.W.v2, whole genome shotgun sequence, the genomic segment CCCCCCAGGCTCCCTCCctgctcaccagcctgcgctgcttGTTCCCGGCTGCCTCAGAGCCTGGCGGTGCCTCCTCCGCAAACACACGCCGGAGGATCCTCTGCCCCTTCGCCTCCCGAACCGCAGCCATGACCGAGGGAGAGGACCCGGCCTCGCGGAGCACCGGCCCAGCGCTTTGCAGGGGCGACCAGGGCATCCTCATGCCAGAACCACATCCTCCCGACTCCTGCGCTGGGAAAAGGATATTGCTCTTAAATTCTCTGCTGGGTGTCTTTGTAAGTAGCTCCCTCCACGCTCCTTCCTGCCGCTAAGCGAGGACTCGGGATGGCCAGGAATACAGGGTGAGGAGCAAGGTGGTGCCAGTAGGTAAAGGTCAGGCTGTTGCTTGCAAGGGTTGAGGTCTTGGCCACTTGTTTTGGCCACCAAATGCCCTGGGGGACATGAGGTTAAGGAGCAAGATCTTCACCTGTATCAGCATCCTGGCTCCTGATGATCCATACGCAGCTTTTCCAGCCTGGTTGAGGACGCGCTAGTGCATCTTGGCTGCTCTTCCTCCCTTTTTCAGTAGCGGCTTCTCTACGCTAAGCTCAAGCCTTGTGTGTTCCTGCTAagcccagctctggctgctgccagtACTGGCCAGCAAAGGCAGAACCCGAGTCCAGAATTTGCCTTGTGTTTGTGTTGCATCGCCAGATGACCTGTCTCTTGGTTGAGATGCTCAGACCAGGACTTTGTGGGTGTTCAGGGCCAGATGCTGCACCACTCAGCACCGGTACACACATGTCCTGTAATTTTGTGTCTATCCAGGGGTTTCCTTTGCATAGGATtcgggttttatttttaaatttacctCTTACAGGCAGGCCTGAAAAACGTAGCTGCCACTTTCTAAGCGCTGGACTAAATCTCCTAAAGCAGAGCTGGTGCTAAGGATAAGGGGGAGTCCACCACCAACCTCTTGGGTAATTTCCATGCAAAAATCCCCATTTTTCCCATGCAGGTGGGGTTTTTGCATCTTGCCAAAGGGGAAACACAGCACCACTGCTCCACCTTGCTTTACTGGGGCACTAATAGGCTACGTTCTTGCTTCTGCAGTTATTTGCTAACCCTAAACTTGCccctgtgctggggagctgAGAACAGGAGGTTTCCTATGAATCAATCTGCTTGAGGTCCCcagtaaataaaaggaaaacgcTCTCCAGGTCTCATAGCAGCAGCTTGCCTGCAAAGTCGCGTCCCGAGCATTCTGGCTTTTATCAAACCATCACTTCTTGAGCCTCCTCTGGGGAATTCTGTGCTCCTTTGGTGGCCAGGGACAGCCTGGTGGGTCAGGCAGGGTTTGCCTGGGGGCTGTGAGCTTGGCAGGAGCTGCGGGAGGCTCGGGGGGGCTACTACTGTTAATTACAGGCTGGGAGAACCTGTAGCATAGAAGCAGAGATGGGCTTCAGGGTGGCCCCAGTGCTTGAAATAAGGGAAATGGagtgcagagctgggagcagggagggtGTTTTCCAGGGTGTCTCTGCAGCTGGGGATTGTTGCTGCCCTGCTGAGGTGGCGGAAGAGTGATGGGAAGTGACCTCTGGCTCCTGTGCTAAAATGAGAAGTGATGCTATGAGAGATGTTAAACCAAAGACGAACGTCTCTCGGTAACCTACCCTGTGTCATGGCCAGAGGGACCCACAACCCGGGGCTTGGCCAGGCTGCAGAATCCGTCAGAGCTGATGTCTCCTGGAAGGGAGGCATTCCCGCAGGGATGCCGTTGCAAAAGCGTCCACAACAGGGTTTAGGGAACTCACATTTGTGGGATACAAAGGGGCCGAGACCTGGGGACGGTGCTTTTGTGGAGCTGTCGAACCAAATCTTTCAGATCCATCCGTGCTGGCTCAGGTTGATGTTTGTGCTGCTAAGCCTGGGCAgtgctggctgtgctgcacagctcagGGGTGCAGCGTGCCACCCAGAGCCTCTCCCACACAGGTTGCGTTTCCAGGGCATAGACGGATGTCGGGACAGCCTGACAGACGATGGGGCAGAGCGGTGCTCGCCTTGTCTCAGCTATGGGAGCAGCACCATCCGCCCCATTAAACATGCATCTAGGTCATGATCAGCTTGTCAGTCCAGCCTGGACGATTCCATGTGTGGCTGAAGGCACTTCCTAAGCTGttgtcttcttttctgtttttgagAAATAACTAAACCAGAGAGCTGCAAATGAACCTTTCTCATGTAGCCCATTGTCTGTGGTCACACGGATGCTCTGATCTGCAGCCGCAGTTGGTTTGGGGTTTCAAacagccccagcatccccagggtaCATTCAGGGCTTTGGTCTGGCACAGCATAAGGTTCTGGGCTTGAATTCTGCTTCTCTCCATGGCTCTTATTTGGGCCCAATCCTCTGTACAACCCCTCAGGTTTGGGCTGAGTCAAACGCACAAGCTCCAGGGCTCCTTTCTCTCCCAGGACTTTGGTttggcccctcaccagctccaccaGCCCTGTTGTAAATGCAGCACCCAGGGGGTGACTCCAAACCACCACCAGCTTCCACAGAACCAGAGCCTGCTGTCGTCCCTGCTTGCTTTTCAGATACCCTATTTAATACCTTTTAAATTGCATGTGAAGTCTCCAGCACTTGGTATCTGGTCAGCTGGCCGGATGCGTTTTCTGTGTGTTGCGTGTTCTCCCGCGGCAGAATCGGGTCGGTGACACCTTCCCCATCGCTCTCCACGGCGTGAGCAGGTTGGCAGCGCTTTGCTGGACCTGGGTCATAGCCAAGACACAACCTGGTCCTGACACAAGTGGCTTTTTGCTCCCTCGGGCTGCCCAGCTCCTTGCTCAGCAACTGTATTTTTCCCTGCACATCAATCCTGTGGAGGGTTTTGCTTTGTGCGTGCATCTCCCAGGCTCTCTGTCCTAGTGTGTGACACAGCAGATGACAATGGCCGGTGTGACCCCCTGCGTCAGGGCACAGGCAGCGTACGGGGCTGGAGGCGGGGGAATATCCCGCCACGGGGACGAGGGGGGGTTTGCATTACAGCCCTGAAAGCCGTAAACAGCTCCGGCAGATTTCCTGAGTCGACAATCCCGCCGCACCATCAGCTCCATCCCAGAGCTTGCGGGACgcggctggggacacggggacagcccTGCCAGGGGGGTCTGCAGGAGGGTTCtgctcctcccttccctccccgcTGCTCCCCAGAAACTTTGCTGCCGCCAGCTGCCGCGTTCCCCCTGGCCATGGCAGCCGGTGCGTCGCTGCCGAGCTCTGTGCCACCGCAGGGACACGGCCGAGCAGCCCACGCCGAGTAGCCCCGGGGGACCCGCGCCCAGCCCGCCATGGAGGTAGGTTCCCAAAGCCATCGGGCTTAGAATAAAACCACGGGGAGGACGGTGATGGGCAGAGAGACCCCCCCGGGGCTGTTGGTACCTGGGTTTGTGGTGCTCGGTGAATGAAACCCGCCAGAACGATCCGTGCCAACGCTGCGAAGATGGGGTGGGAAGCTCCGCTGCGAGATGAAACCCCGAGCCTGCCTCCCGGCATTatgtaagaaaaattattctctgGCTGATAAAtgagcagaggcagctgctgccagcccgtTGTGCCTGTCTGGGACATGGACagcatggggacacagggccaCCTGCTCCGGTCTCTGCTGCAGGCTTGAAAGGAGGGTGGGAAGCGTGAGTCAGGGCTCCTGCTTCTATTTTCAACGCCTGTGGTGGGTGACGCTGTCTGGTGGGAACAGCGGCTCCGCTCGGGGCTGCGAACGCACGTGGGgacggggctggggacacccggAGCGTCCCCTGGAGCGCTGGGCTGATTGTGGTCACCAGCTGCTGTCCCAAATTACACTGATTAAATGCCCTGAGGAAGAGAGGCTGTGGAAGCACCCATTTTTAACAACCACCCCAAAAATCAGCCTCCCCGTGTCCGCTGCCCACCTGTATTTCTCTGCCAGCCGTGGCCTCTCCCTTATGGCTTCTCACGGCCACCAAGGGCCCAGGCCACGGTGACGCTGTTACCGCAGAGCTGCCCAATTGGTGCAACAGTTCCTTGGGTCTGTCTTGCCTGCCAGCATCCTTCAACAGCTTGGCGGCACTTCTTTTGTCCACTCTTGAAGGCTCATATGGTCCTTCCCATGGCTGTTTGGTCCCCAGGCTGTATTACAGCGGTCACCCTCACAGGGACAGTCCTGGCTCAGGGTGATGCAGCTACAGGGTATGGAACACAAAATAGTTCAGGGCACGAGCGAGCATCTCGAGAGCTCTGTTCTGAACTTTGCAATAACCGTGCGGCTTCTTAAGAATGGGTTTAAACCCCTCCCGGTCGTGGGTGTGCCGGGGGACCCACAGCCGGGGACGTGGCCCCGAGCTCCTCACCTGCCACCTGGGCTTTCTTCCATCGAACCCACAGCAGTAAATAAACCAGCATTGCATAATTGTGCCCGGCCGTGGCCCTCTAAGTACTGTTTGCTCAGCTTATTAGCTTGAGCCTTTTGCATATCTCAGCTCTCCTGGGTTGAACTCTGTTGataagaataatttttcttcttgtgtccTGCATTCCTCCCGCATCCcacaccagcccctgctctcCCCTCCAAGCCTGCCTGCAAAACAAGCGCTGGAAACCAGCACTTTGATTTCAATGCGCCTATCAGAAGGTTTGCTGCATGTAGGGAAAGTGTGGCTTTTACTAATCCCCCGGTTAAATCCACTGCACAGTCATTTAGGCTTGCTGGGATTTAGCAAGCACTGTCTGTTAATACTGCAGAGATCAGTATTGTCTTTTGTTCGCTTgttgttttcaaagcaataaCCTGATTCATACGATGTGCCCCGTGTCTGAGAGAGGCCGGAGCTTTCAGTGGGCTTGGGGAAGGGATTTCACCCCGACTGTGTCAGCATGGATGGGCAGCCTTGGGTCTGCGCATTCACCACTCAAATATCCTCCCATAAATACATGCAACAGACTGGCTTTGCAGGGGCAAGCGTTTGGGTGATTCCCAAACCTTTCCCTGTTTGGAAACAAAGTTTGAGCGACTTCTCCCCTTCATTGGcttcagcatctccagggctgccttttcctttgccaCAGCCGGTTTGTCCATTACTGTACAGAGAATTCTGTATCACGGCGAAAAGTctgtttcctgctgcttctAATTTCTTCCCCTTGATAAGAAACCGAAGCGAAACCCTTCACGGTGCAGCTGGAGGGCCCAGCCTGGCCAAGCAACTAAGAATAACCCAGGAGCAGGGTCTGAAAACTCCGCAGGTTTGGtgggtgttgtttttgttgcatAAAAAAGTGCCAATCCAGCTCCCAGTTCTGCTGGGTTTTCCCTTTGCTCTCATCCTCCAGCCCCATATTCCAGCAGTGTTTTTGCAATGGAGAGAGGATAAAGCCTTGAGGAGGATGCTGGAGGatgctttttgccttcccaAGGAGGCTCAGACCCCTGCAAGGTGTTGAAAACACCAGCACCCCCgggctcccagcagcactggggaaggAGGACATGCAAGTAAATACCAGGAGGGCAGCAATGGTCCCAGCTTTTCCGGTGGTCCCAGCTTTTCCAATGGTCCCAGCTTTTCCGAGGACCTGCGGCAGATGGGAGTGTTGATAAGCAGCATCTTGAGAACATTCCTCCCTCCCGCGCAAGGCGTTTCCTGGTGATAACACACTCCTAAGTAACCATCTCGCAGCATCATCCCTATTAAAGGGTCACTCGGGGAAAGCGTGttggaaatgagaaattattcAGGTCTGCCAACAGTATTTAACTATCAAGCAGCCCTTAATTAGAAGCCAGGAGCCATTTATACAACCACTGAGATTTGCATAAGAATCTGCTTATAAAACCCAGCAACTGGAAAGATTTAGTGATGTTTTCTTGTTAAGTGGCACAGCAGCGCGCTGGGGTTGGAGAGCGCGAGGCAGGACCCTGCGTTGCAGCCCAGGCTCTAACAGGGATTTTAAGTGTGGCCTCAGGCAAGTGATTTCTCTCCCAGTGCTCCAGCTTTTCCATCTGTGACATGGAAATCTGCACGTGTCCGAACTTTCTAGGTGGCAGCTTGTGTTTGCGGGGGGGTCTGGCCTTGCCAGGTGAGAAACCACGGCAAAGAAAGACGAGGAATCCCTTCACCTGCAGAGTGACCTGCAACTCTCGTGCGTCTAGGCTAAAAGCCAAGTCTGAAAGCGGGACTAAAATACCTCTGGGTTGCTCCGTTGCTGCTCTCGCTGCTGGGTTGATGATGGGGTTCAGTTGTAGCTCCTTTTGCCCCGCTGGCGCTGGGTGCCCGTCAGCCCCAAAACACGGGCGCTGCTCTCTGCACAGAGCAAGGGCAGAGAGTCAGAGTCAAGCTCCCGACAGCAGATGCTCCTTGCTGAAAAAACATTATCCCAAACCTGTCCTGAAATACTAATTATTTTGTTACTGCGCCCTCTAACTGGCATACCAGTACAGCTGGGAAGTGCTTAACCAGATAGAAAAAAGCACTTTTTGCTATTGTTCTGGTTAACTGTTCTCCCACCCAGCTCTTGCCCAccccctccctcctctgccACCACCCCATTCCTCGCCTGCAGCCTCCCTGGGGGCTCCCTGAGAATTTGCTCGATCCCTTGAGCatctccctcctctctctttgCTGGCAGCTGGACAAGGGAGACGTGACAGCGCTCAACCTGCCCTCCAGCACCGGGCACGGTGACACCGATGGCCCCGTCTGCCTGGACGTCCCCGATGGCACCCCCGACCCTCACAGGACAAAAGCTGCCATCGAACACCTGCACCAGAAGATCCTTAAGATCACCGAGCAGATCAAGATCGAGCAGGAGGCCCGGGATGACAACGTGGCCGAGTACCTGAAGCTGGCCAACAACGCGGACAAGCAGCAAGCCTCCCGCATCAAGCAGGTTTTCGAGAAGAAGAACCAGAAGTCGGCGCAGACCATCGCGCAGCTGCACAAGAAGCTGGAGCACTACCACAAGAAGCTGAAAGAGATCGAGCAGAACGGCCCTTCCCGGCAACCCAAGGATGTTTTCCGGGACATGCACCAGGGTCTCAAGGACGTGGGCGCCAATGTTCGCTCCAGCATCAGCGGCTTCGGTGGCGGCGTGGTGGAGGGTGTCAAGGGAGGGCTCTCGGGGCTGTCCCAGGCCACCCACACCGCTGTGGTCTCCAAGCCGCGGGAGTTCGCCAGCCTCATCCGCAACAAGTTTGGCAGCGCGGACAACATCGCCCACCTGAAGGACACATTGGACGATGGGCACCCGGAGGAGGCTTCGCGGGCTCTGAGTGGCAGTGCCACCCTGGTCTCCAGCCCCAAGTACGGCAGCGATGACGAGTGCTCCAGTGCCACCTCCGGCTCGGCTGCTGGCAGCAACTCAGGGGCAGGACCCGGTGGCTTGGGGAGCCCCAAGTCCAACACGCTGGACAGCCACCACAATAACTTCGACACCATCCTGGAGGAGCTCCGGGAGATCAAGGACAGTCAGTCACACCTGGAGGACTCCATGGAGGACCTCAAGGCCCAGCTGCAGCGGGATTACACCTACATGACGCAGTGCTTGCAAGAGGAGCGCTACAGGTAGGGACGGGCGGGTGGCAGCACATGTCACCCAGGGTGGCTCTTTGGGGACTACAAGGCCACCATCCTGGGTTCGTTCAGCGCTTCTCCCATGGAGGATCACACAATGCTTTCCCTTCATCAGCCATAACCAGGAGGGGGTGGGTTGGCAGGTCCAGGTGGTTTCTCCAGTGTCAAGGGAGCTTGGGGGAGGTCCTGCCCTTCCCAGTGTCCCTCCACCCCCCCATACAGGTACGAGCGcctggaggagcagctgaacGACCTGACCGAGCTGCACCAGAACGAAATGACCAACCTGAAGCAGGAGCTGGCCAGCATGGAGGAGAAGGTGGCCTACCAGTCCTACGAGAGGGCACGGGACATCCAGGTAGGGGAGTGTGAGGGCTCAGCCCCCCATCTATGGGACGAGGGAGGGACCCCGGGCTGAGAGGgagcggggacacgggggatcCCTTTCTCCAGCCCCTGCAGATGAAGTTCTTGCTGTGACGCTGTCACAACGAGCAGCAGCTAACAGCCGTGTCCCCAAAAACCTCTGTCTGTGCCCCAGCGAGTCCCCAGGTGCTCAAGGCAGCACAAGGCTCTGGGGGGATGGCTGCAGCGCTGGGCTGTTACAAGCCACGTGTGGGTCACCACAGTCCCTGCTGTCCCAGTTTGGGTCACCTCCCCTGCTGCAGAGCGTACCCCTGGCACCAAGACCTTCCCCAGCGCAGGCAGAGTGGGACAAGGGCATGTCGTGGGCATTGCATTGTCCTTGATCTCCCGGAGCTCCTCCAGGATGGTGTCGAAGTTATTGTGGTGGCTGTCCAGCGTGTTGGACTTGGGGCTCCCCAAGCCACCGGGTCCTGCccctgagctgctgccaccagctgaGCCGGAGGTGGCACTGGAGCACTTGGCATTGCAGAGGGAAACCCCTTCCCAGGCAGGGCGGTCACTGTGCATTGGAGCTATGCAAGGTCTGAGAGCACGGGGCAAGTACCAAAAGCCCTTGTGGGACACCCCCGAGGCCACTGACCTGTCCTGTCCCCTCACAGGAGGCGGTGGAGTCCTGCCTGACACGGGTGACcaagctggagctgcagcagcagcagcagcaggtggtgCAGCTGGAAGGGGTGGAGAACGCCAACGCCCGGGCGCTGCTGGGCAAGTTCATCAACGTCATCCTGGCCCTGATGGCTGTGCTGCTCGTCTTCGTCTCCACCATCGCCAACTTCATCACCCCCCTCATGAAGACCCGCATGCGCATCCTCAGCACCGCCCTGCTtgtcctcttcctcttcttcctctggaagCACTGGGACTCCATCACCTACTTTCTGGAGCACATCCTGCTCcccagctgagctgcagccTGGAAAGCCACCCCCCGGGGTTTTCCGTTTCCCACAGAGGAGGGAGTTGGGGGGGCCAGTGGTTCAAAGCCTTCGGGTTTTTTCTTCACACGCTCAGTTCTGTTACTTTCCTGACCCTCCATTCTCGCTGTGGCCGGCAGCGATTGCTCAGAGCACGGCATATCGGAGCCGGGATCCATCAGTCCTCTGCGATATTTGGGGAGGGTGGGGAACAAAGAGCAGTTTTTGGAAGAAACCGGTAATTGATGGAGCGCTGGGTTTTTCTAGGGGTTtggggttggttgttttttaaggTCATTCT encodes:
- the TMCC2 gene encoding transmembrane and coiled-coil domains protein 2 isoform X2, producing the protein MELDKGDVTALNLPSSTGHGDTDGPVCLDVPDGTPDPHRTKAAIEHLHQKILKITEQIKIEQEARDDNVAEYLKLANNADKQQASRIKQVFEKKNQKSAQTIAQLHKKLEHYHKKLKEIEQNGPSRQPKDVFRDMHQGLKDVGANVRSSISGFGGGVVEGVKGGLSGLSQATHTAVVSKPREFASLIRNKFGSADNIAHLKDTLDDGHPEEASRALSGSATLVSSPKYGSDDECSSATSGSAAGSNSGAGPGGLGSPKSNTLDSHHNNFDTILEELREIKDSQSHLEDSMEDLKAQLQRDYTYMTQCLQEERYRYERLEEQLNDLTELHQNEMTNLKQELASMEEKVAYQSYERARDIQEAVESCLTRVTKLELQQQQQQVVQLEGVENANARALLGKFINVILALMAVLLVFVSTIANFITPLMKTRMRILSTALLVLFLFFLWKHWDSITYFLEHILLPS
- the TMCC2 gene encoding transmembrane and coiled-coil domains protein 2 isoform X3, with the protein product MTEGEDPASRSTGPALCRGDQGILMPEPHPPDSCAGKRILLLNSLLGVFLDKGDVTALNLPSSTGHGDTDGPVCLDVPDGTPDPHRTKAAIEHLHQKILKITEQIKIEQEARDDNVAEYLKLANNADKQQASRIKQVFEKKNQKSAQTIAQLHKKLEHYHKKLKEIEQNGPSRQPKDVFRDMHQGLKDVGANVRSSISGFGGGVVEGVKGGLSGLSQATHTAVVSKPREFASLIRNKFGSADNIAHLKDTLDDGHPEEASRALSGSATLVSSPKYGSDDECSSATSGSAAGSNSGAGPGGLGSPKSNTLDSHHNNFDTILEELREIKDSQSHLEDSMEDLKAQLQRDYTYMTQCLQEERYRYERLEEQLNDLTELHQNEMTNLKQELASMEEKVAYQSYERARDIQEAVESCLTRVTKLELQQQQQQVVQLEGVENANARALLGKFINVILALMAVLLVFVSTIANFITPLMKTRMRILSTALLVLFLFFLWKHWDSITYFLEHILLPS
- the TMCC2 gene encoding transmembrane and coiled-coil domains protein 2 isoform X1, whose translation is MKRCRSDELQQTEEDPGASEEPPGPAAMEAKPGEAVAPEAGAVLPPRTKPPDLKKIQQLSEGSMFGHGLKHLFHSRRRSREREHQNSQDSLPPHYGASDHDSPDEKERSPEMHRVSYAMSLHDLPARPTAFNRVLQQIRSRPSIKRGTSLHSGSRRAKSGSLEPQKGSPHLGRKAPQDSSLTAILHQHQGRPRSSSTTDTAILLAESGAVYLLTEDTECLADKLDKGDVTALNLPSSTGHGDTDGPVCLDVPDGTPDPHRTKAAIEHLHQKILKITEQIKIEQEARDDNVAEYLKLANNADKQQASRIKQVFEKKNQKSAQTIAQLHKKLEHYHKKLKEIEQNGPSRQPKDVFRDMHQGLKDVGANVRSSISGFGGGVVEGVKGGLSGLSQATHTAVVSKPREFASLIRNKFGSADNIAHLKDTLDDGHPEEASRALSGSATLVSSPKYGSDDECSSATSGSAAGSNSGAGPGGLGSPKSNTLDSHHNNFDTILEELREIKDSQSHLEDSMEDLKAQLQRDYTYMTQCLQEERYRYERLEEQLNDLTELHQNEMTNLKQELASMEEKVAYQSYERARDIQEAVESCLTRVTKLELQQQQQQVVQLEGVENANARALLGKFINVILALMAVLLVFVSTIANFITPLMKTRMRILSTALLVLFLFFLWKHWDSITYFLEHILLPS